In Deinococcus reticulitermitis, a single window of DNA contains:
- a CDS encoding CAP domain-containing protein: MPPLPPHTSKPALALGALLLTALLGACGGGQTPAPPTTPSTPVVAPDLAPSNPVTPAPAPSPEPAPAPAPQPNPAPIPAPAPELGLVLAPSALTLASGSSAQVPLTLTRNAALTGEIALSASVSPSTGLGAQVGDGQLRLDARTAAPGSYEVVVRAVGGGLSRQATLTVRVTPPPAQVSGVTLRASATTLAAGELTDLFAQVSGSGEYNSAVTWQLSPADGATLTPGPGGAARLTVSAQAPAGSLTVTATSVQDPSRSAQLVLTVRPAPAPVPAPTPTPVPTPTPAPGGYPWYTDSARAAGPEELEVLRLTNEVRARGATCGSAAYPPAPALTWNDRLAHAARNHSLDLGRRAYFDHISPEGVGFSERITRAGYVWRTAGENIAAGYATAQTVVENWVRSPGHCANLMNPAFTELGVGAAQVAGSPYRTYWTQNFGAPR; encoded by the coding sequence GTGCCCCCACTGCCTCCACACACGTCCAAGCCTGCCCTCGCCCTCGGCGCCCTGCTGCTGACCGCCCTGCTGGGGGCCTGCGGAGGGGGGCAAACTCCGGCTCCTCCCACCACCCCGTCCACGCCTGTCGTCGCGCCTGACCTGGCGCCCTCCAATCCGGTCACGCCGGCGCCCGCCCCCTCACCCGAGCCAGCCCCTGCGCCCGCGCCTCAGCCGAATCCCGCACCGATCCCGGCCCCCGCCCCCGAACTTGGCCTCGTTCTCGCGCCGTCCGCGCTCACGCTGGCGAGCGGGAGCAGCGCTCAGGTGCCGCTGACGCTCACCCGCAACGCTGCGCTGACCGGAGAAATTGCGCTCAGTGCCAGCGTTTCACCGAGCACCGGCCTGGGCGCGCAGGTCGGTGACGGGCAACTGCGGCTCGACGCCCGGACGGCGGCGCCCGGCAGCTACGAGGTGGTCGTGCGCGCGGTCGGCGGGGGGCTCAGCCGCCAAGCCACCCTGACGGTGAGGGTCACGCCGCCCCCGGCCCAGGTGAGCGGCGTGACCCTGCGCGCGTCGGCGACGACCCTGGCGGCGGGAGAGTTGACCGACCTCTTCGCTCAGGTGAGCGGCAGCGGCGAGTACAACTCTGCCGTGACCTGGCAGCTCAGCCCGGCGGACGGCGCCACCCTGACGCCCGGCCCCGGCGGCGCGGCCCGGCTGACGGTGAGCGCCCAGGCCCCCGCCGGCTCCCTCACGGTGACGGCGACGAGCGTGCAGGACCCGTCGCGCTCGGCCCAGCTCGTCCTCACCGTGCGGCCGGCCCCGGCCCCGGTTCCAGCACCGACGCCCACACCCGTGCCCACCCCGACGCCCGCGCCGGGCGGCTACCCCTGGTACACCGACAGCGCGCGGGCCGCGGGCCCCGAGGAACTCGAGGTGCTGCGCCTGACCAACGAGGTGCGGGCCAGAGGCGCAACCTGCGGCAGCGCCGCCTATCCCCCGGCGCCGGCCCTCACGTGGAACGATCGCCTCGCGCATGCCGCGCGCAACCACTCGCTCGACCTGGGTCGGCGCGCTTACTTCGACCACATCTCGCCCGAAGGGGTGGGGTTCAGCGAGCGGATCACACGGGCCGGCTATGTCTGGCGCACGGCCGGGGAGAACATCGCCGCAGGCTACGCGACGGCGCAGACGGTCGTCGAGAACTGGGTCAGGAGCCCCGGCCACTGCGCCAACCTGATGAACCCTGCCTTCACCGAACTCGGGGTCGGCGCCGCGCAGGTTGCGGGCAGCCCCTACAGAACCTACTGGACCCAGAACTTCGGCGCCCCCAGGTGA
- a CDS encoding 1,4-dihydroxy-6-naphthoate synthase — MTAPLSLPPVLDLGYSLCPNDTFIFHALHAGLVRGPWPVREVLEDVQTLNEWALAGRLPMTKISYRAYFEVLEHYVALRSGGALGRGVGPLVVAREARDLRGARVASPGALTTAELLLRLSHPGSEVVHMRYDEVMPAVQRGEYRGEPIDAGLIIHESRFTYPDYGLVKLLDLGAWWEGETGLPLPLGAILVRRDLPAEVQRDLGDAVRRSLEYAYAHPEASRDYVRQHAAELSDEVMQAHIDLYVNALSLDVGEEGERAVRELHRRAVEVGAASPSDLPLFVEG, encoded by the coding sequence ATGACGGCTCCTCTCTCCCTGCCTCCAGTGCTCGACCTCGGCTACTCGCTGTGCCCCAACGACACCTTCATCTTTCACGCGCTGCACGCCGGGCTCGTGCGGGGACCATGGCCGGTGCGCGAGGTGCTCGAAGACGTACAGACCCTCAACGAGTGGGCGCTCGCCGGGCGGCTGCCGATGACCAAGATCAGCTACCGCGCGTACTTCGAGGTGCTGGAGCACTACGTGGCGCTGCGCTCGGGGGGAGCCCTCGGGCGCGGGGTGGGGCCGCTGGTGGTGGCACGGGAGGCCCGTGACCTGCGCGGCGCCCGCGTGGCCTCGCCGGGGGCCCTCACGACGGCGGAGCTGCTGCTGCGGCTCTCGCATCCGGGCAGTGAAGTGGTCCATATGCGCTACGACGAGGTGATGCCCGCTGTTCAGCGCGGCGAGTACCGGGGCGAACCCATCGACGCGGGGCTGATCATCCACGAGTCGCGCTTTACCTATCCCGACTACGGCCTCGTCAAACTGCTTGACCTCGGCGCGTGGTGGGAAGGGGAGACGGGGCTGCCGCTGCCGCTCGGAGCGATTCTCGTGCGGCGCGACCTGCCCGCCGAGGTGCAGCGTGACCTCGGGGACGCGGTGCGGCGCAGCCTGGAGTACGCCTACGCCCACCCGGAAGCGTCGCGCGACTATGTGCGGCAGCACGCTGCCGAGCTGTCCGACGAGGTGATGCAGGCCCACATCGACCTCTACGTCAATGCCCTGAGCCTCGACGTGGGCGAGGAGGGCGAGAGGGCCGTGCGAGAACTGCACCGCCGGGCCGTGGAGGTGGGCGCCGCGTCCCCGAGCGACCTG